In Caloramator sp. E03, the sequence TAAGGCCTGTAAAGGAAGAAGAAGTAATTGCAGTTAGAAATAGAGCAGCAAAAGCTCTTCAGGCAGTATTTAAGGAGCTTGGACTTCCTCAAATTACTGATGAGGAAGTTGAAGCTGCAACTTATGCTCATGGTAGCAAGGATGTTCCTAATAGAGCAGTTGTTGAGGACCTTAAGGCAGCCCAGGATCTTATAAAAAGAGGTATAACAGGTCTTGATATAGTTAAGGCTCTTTATAAAGGTGGATATGAGGATATAGCAGAGAGAGTTCTTAATATGCTCAAACAAAGAGTAGCAGGAGACTACCTCCATACATCATCTATTTTTGATAAGAACTTTAATGTAATTACTGCTGTAAATAATCCTAATGATTACAAAGGGCCTGGAACAGGCTATAGGCTTGAAGGGGAAAGATGGGAAGAAATAAAGAATATAAATAATGCATTAGATCCGGATAAAATTTAATTGGAGGGATAGAGATGATAAATGCATTGTCTAACGAAGAATTGATTGAATTAGTGGCTAAAGAAGTACTGAAATATCTTAAAGGTGAAAATGAAATCCCTCAGGGAGAAAAAAAATCTAAAGGTTATAATGGCAATAGTTCTATTGCAGGTAAAATGGAACTTATTGAAAAAGGTGCTGCTCAGATTGGAAAGAAAAGTGATGAAGTTGTAATTGCAATAGGACCTGCCTTTGGCATAAGTCAAACTAAAACAATTATAGATATTCCTCATGATGAAGTTTTAAGAGAAGTTATGGCAGGAATAGAAGAAGAAGGAATAACTCCAAGAGTTATAAGAGTACTCCATACCTCTGATGTAGCTTTTATGAGTCATACAGCTGCAAAACTTAGTGGTTCTGGTATAGGTATAGGAATTCAGTCCAAAGGAACAACAGTTATTCACCAAAAAGACCTTGAACCATTAAATAACCTTGAACTGTTTCCCCAAGCACCACTTATTGATCTTGAAACTTATAGGGCAATAGGTAAAAATGCTGCAAAATATGCAAAAGGAGAGTCACCTAATCCTGTTCCGGTTAAAAATGATCAAATGGCAAGACCAAAGTATCAGGCAAAAGCAGCAGTTCTTCATATAAAGGAGACTCAACATGTAGTTCAAAATGCAAAGCCAATTGAATTGGAAGTAGTTTTTAAGTAAAGGGGGGATAAACTATGGATAATACATTAATAGAGGAAATAGTAAATGAAGTTTTAAAATCTATAAATAAAGTTCAAAGAGA encodes:
- a CDS encoding propanediol/glycerol family dehydratase medium subunit — its product is MINALSNEELIELVAKEVLKYLKGENEIPQGEKKSKGYNGNSSIAGKMELIEKGAAQIGKKSDEVVIAIGPAFGISQTKTIIDIPHDEVLREVMAGIEEEGITPRVIRVLHTSDVAFMSHTAAKLSGSGIGIGIQSKGTTVIHQKDLEPLNNLELFPQAPLIDLETYRAIGKNAAKYAKGESPNPVPVKNDQMARPKYQAKAAVLHIKETQHVVQNAKPIELEVVFK